GCAAGAAGTTTCCCATTGGCGAGCCGAGTGGCGAGCGTACGCCGCGCATTCAGCAATTGCACGAGATCATGCAGGCGGCCGGATTCGAAGCGCCGATTCGCGACAACATCCGCGACGAAATCTGGCTCAAGCTCTGGGGTAATCTGTGCTTCAACCCGATTAGCGCATTGACGCATGCAACGCTCGATGTACTCACGAGCGACCCGGGCACGCGCGCCGTATCACGCACGATGATGCTCGAAGCGAAACGAATCGCGGAACAATTCGGCGTGCACTTTCGCGTCGATGTGGAAAGGCGTATTGATGGCGCGGGTGCGGTCGGTGCGCACAAGACATCGACGCTCGTCGATCTCGAGAACCGTCGGCCGATGGAAATCGATCCTCTGTTGACAGTCGTGCAGGAAATGGGCCGACTCGTTGCTGAACCGACACCCACCATCGACGTCGTGCTCGCACTGATCAAGCTGCGCGAGAAGATGGCTCTGCAGGGCCATTGACCTGGAACTCGCGAGCGCTTGTTTCGTCTTGCAACATCGACGAAAGGATCGGATGCCGTGCATCCGGTCCTTTTTCGCATCAAACGCTATTGATCGAGCGCCACCCACACCGCCTTCGGTTCGGTAAAGTTCTCGATCGCGACGTCGCCATGCTCGCGACCAAAGCCCGAATCACCAGCACCGCCCCATGGCAATCGCACGTCCGTATAGCCATAGGTATTGATCCACACGGTCCCAGCTTTCAGATCGCGCGCCACGCGATGCACGCGACTCAGGTCCGCGCTCCACACGCCGGCCGCGAGACTATACGACGTGCCATTGGCGATTCTGATCGCGTCCGCTTCGTCGTCGAAACGGATCACGCTCGCCACGGGCCCGAATATCTCTTCCTGCGAAATACGCATTTCGTGCTCGACATTCGCGAACACGGTCGGCTCGACGAAAAAGCCGCGATTGCCGACGCGCGCGCCGCCCGTCACGAGCGACGCGCCTTCCGAGCGTCCTGTCTCGACATAACTCAATACGGTCTTCATCTGCGCGGCGGAAATCAGCGGTCCCATCGACGTTTCGCGCAGCGACGGATCGCCGACCTTGATCGACCTCGCACGCGTAGCCAGACGCTCGACCACCTCGTCATACACGTCACGATGCGCGAGGATCCGTGATCCGGCGGAGCACACTTGCCCCGTATTGAAGAACACGCCGGACGCAGCGGCCCGCACCGCGTTGTCGAGATTCGCGTCGGCAAAGATCACGTTAGCCGACTTGCCGCCGAGCTCCAGTGTTACGCGTTTGAAGTTGCCCGCCGCGCCCTGCAGGATGCCTCGTCCGACCGAAGGCGAACCGGTGAACGTTACCTTGTCGATACCAGGATGCGAGACCAGCGCGTCGCCCACCACACTGCCCTTGCCGGTGACGATATTGAGCACGCCGGGCGGCACGCCCGCTTCGAGCGCCAGTTCGCCGATGCGCAGCGCAGTGAGCGGCGTAATCTCGGCAGGCTTGACGATCAGCGTGCAACCGCACGCGAGCGCGGGCGCGATCTTCCACATGCCGATCATCAGCGGAAAATTCCACGGCACGATTGCGGCAACCACGCCGACCGGTTCGCGCAACGTATAAGTCAACGCATCCGGACGGGTCGGTACCACCTGACCGTTGATCTTGTCGCACCAGCCCGCGTAGTATTCGACAGTGTCGATCGCGGCGGGCACGTCCTGACGCATCACCGCTGCGATCGGCTTGCCGCCGTCGAGGCTTTCGAGCGCGGTGAGTTCTTCCATGTTCTCGCGCATCAGGCCCGCGAGCCGTTGTAGAATGCGGCCGCGTTCGGCGGCCCGGATCGAATTCCACACCTTCAAAGCGCTGCGCGCAGCGCGCACCGCGGCATCCACGTCGGCGGCACTGCCTTGCGCGACCAGTGCGATCGGCTCCTCGGTCGCGGGATTGATATCGACAGAATATTCCCCGGTGCCAGGCGGCACGCGCTTGCCGTCGATCAGCAGATCATGGTGCTTGAGGGCGGTCTGGATTTCCATCATGAAGCTCCTTGTGTAGGACGTTATGGCGTGAACTGGAGGCGCATGTGCGCCGCGCTAGCGACAGGCAGCGCGTCCGCGCTGCGCGAATGCGCACTCGTCGACGCGACGAACTGCGCCCATGCAGCCGCCGCATTGGGACGAAGCGAGCGATTCCTGCGGTGCACGAGTACGGTCGTCAATGTCGTTTCCGGAACCAGCGGACGACTCACCAACGAGGCACCCGGCGAAGGCCAATACGGATCGACCGGCAGAACACCGACACCAAGACCCAATTCGACCATGCGCGCTACCGCCGCGACGTGTCCGGATTCCCGCAGCGGCCGGCTCTTCAGCTCGTTCGCGGCGAGTGCCGGATCGAGCGCAGCACGCACACCGGTATCGGCATTCAGCGTGATCAGCGGCCATTCGCGCAACGAGCGCCATTCGACGCTGTCGTGCCGCGCCAGCGGATGGGTGGATGGAATCACCGCATGCAGTGGCGTAGTAAAGAGTACTTGCGCATGCAGGAAAGGACTATCGACGGGTTCGGCCACGCAGACCGCGCCGAAATCCACCTCGCCATGCTCGACACTCGCCAGCACGCTGCTTTGAGGCTGATCCCTGACCGACACGACCAGCTCGGGAAAAGAAGATGCACATTGCGCCAAAGCCTGCGGCACCCAACTGGATGAAAATACCGGATTGCTCGCGACGACGACAACGCCCGTGTGCCCGTCATAAGCGGCGCGCTCTTCGCGCAGCGTCAATTCGATTTCGTCGAGCAACCGCCCGATTCTTCTCACGAGACTCGCGCCCGCATTCGTCAGTTCGACCTGGCGGGTCGTGCGATCGAACAGCTTCAATTCGATCGCATCTTCCAGATCACGCACGCAACGGCTCACGGCCGACTGCGTCAGATCGAACTCGCGCGCCGCGCGCGTGAAACTGCGTTCACGCGCGACCGCGACGAAGACCTTCAGTTGCTGCAGCGAAACGTTCATGTCGTCGATTCCCGGCGCGCGACGCTCACGCTATTCGCCGGACTGCTCGGGCCAGCGGCTCATTCGCGACACGTTGCTATTGCCATGACCCGCGGCGGCCAGCGCGCCCTGCGGTTGATTGTGCGATTCGATCCAGCGGGTGCGCATCGGCTCGAGGATGAACTTCGCGGAGATGCCCGCCGCGATCGTGATGACGGCGGAGACAATGAAAACGAGGTTCCAGCCGCCGGTCGCCGCGAGTACCGACGCGATCGGCACCAGCAACGAGGCCGTGCCCTTCGCGGTGTACAACGTACCGGCGTTGGCAGTCGCGTACTTGCTGCCGAACGTATCGGCGCAGGTTGCCGGGAAGATCGAGAAGATTTCGCCCCAGAACAGGAAGATCAGCGCGGCAAAGACCATGAACGCATAGGGATTGCTGCCGAACTGCATCATGCCGAGCAGCGCGAGCCCTTCACCGATGAAGATCACGAACATCGTGTTTTCACGGCCGATCTTGTCGGAGATGAAGCCGCACAGCGGACGCGTGAGGCCGTTGAAGATATTGTCGATCGACAGCGTGAGGGTCAGCAGCGGCAACGTCATACCGAAGACCGACATCGGAATGCGCGCGATGCCCCAGTCTTTTGCGATCGGGCCGATCTGCGCGGTCGCCATCAAGCCGCCCGCCGCCACAGCCACGAACGACACATAGATCACCCAGAACACCGGCGTTCTAATCATCTGGCGCGCGGTGAAATCGACTTTCGACACCGCGAAGCGGCTCTTGCGCGCGCCTTGCTGGCGCAAGTTCGGTCTCGTCAATAGCATCGCCAGCAGCAGGATGCTGACGCCTTGCACGATGCCGAAGAAGAAAAACGTCTCTTCGTAGCCGCGGCGCGTAATCATGTTTGCAATCGGAATCACCGTAAGCGCGGCGCCCGCACCAAAGCCCGCGGCGGTCAACCCGGCGGCGAGACCGCGCCGGTCGGGAAACCATTTGAGCGCATTGCCGACGCACGTTCCATACACGCCGCCCGCGCCGATCCCGCCGATCACCGCGGCAAGGTACAACACGCCGAGCGTCGTCGCATACGAATTGAGAATCCACGACAACCCCGCACACACGGCACCGACCGCCACCACCGGGCGCGGCCCGAATCGATCGACGAGCCAGCCCTCGAACGGCACGAGCCACGTCTCGGTCAGAATGAAGATCGAGAAAGCAAGCTGGATGGACGCTTCGCTCCAGTTATGCCGCGCGTGCATAGGGGCCACGAACAACGTCCACGCATATTGCAGGTTCGCCACCAGCGCCATGCACACCATGCCGATGACGAGCTGCCACCAGCGGTTACGCCAGGATAGGCGGGTAGTCGATTGCTGAGCGATATCGTCCATGAGCCTTGTCTCCACTATTTATTTAGTGCAGCCGGCTTACGCGCCGCGCTGGATGCGTCCCGCCTTATCGTTATGGCCCGATAACTTCGCTATTCGGGAAAAATCGGAATTGATGCTGTTTTATGCCTTTCTGCAGCCCCCGAACTCGCCTTTAGAAATAACGTTCTTTCTTTATTCCGATCAGAACTCCGCTTCAGGCGGTAAGCATTACAGCTTGTTTTTCGCTATTGAGTCCGTTACACCACATATCTCTGCGTTAACCCTCGTATTTCAGCGTAGCAATACTGCGTCTTATACGTTGCATGCTAGGGTCATTGCTGAATTACGAATAATTAAAGTTTGTTATTATGTTGATTCACGTTTGCTTATACATCGACCATGACGATGCGCAATGCAACTCTGCGGCAACTGAAGGTCTTTGAAACGGTGGCGCGCCACCTGAGTTTTTCGCGCGCCGCCGAGGAATTGCATCTGACTCAGCCGGCCGTTTCCACCCAGGTCCGGCAACTCGAGGAACATGCGGGGCTGCCCCTGTTCGAGCAACTCGGCAAAAAGATCTACCTGACGCCGGCCGGCACCGAAATGCTCCACTACAGCCGCGCGATCATGCAGCAGTTCCATGAAGTCGACGAAGCGATGAGTCAGTTGAAGGGCGTCTCCGGCGGCAAGCTGAATGTCGCCGTAATCAGCGCTGGCGACTATTTCTTTCCGCGGCTTCTCGCCGAATTCACACGTCGCTATTCGGGTGTGGATCTCAATCTCGCGGTGCACAATCGCGAAGAACTGCTGCATCAACTGGCAACCAATCAGACCGACCTCGCGGTCATGGTGCGTCCGCCGCACGAAACCGACGCGACCAATGAAGCGTTCGCGCCGCATCCGTACGTAATCGTCGCAGCGCCCTCTCATCCGCTTGCGCACAAGCGCAATATCCGCTTCAGCCAACTCGCCAACGAAGCGTTCATCGTGCGTGAACGCGGCTCGGATACGTGGAATTCGATGGAAGAAGGTTTTGCCGGCCGCCTGTCCAATCTGAAGATTGCAATGGAGATCAAGAGCACCGAGACCATCAAGCAGGCGGTCATTGCCGGCATGGGCATCGCGTTTCTGTCCGCGCATACGATCAGCCTCGAATTGCAATTGGGTCACCTGGTCGTGCTCGACGTCGAGAGCTTTCCGATCATGCTCAACTGGTACGTCGTGCATAGGAAGAACAAACGTCTGCCTCCGGTTGCTGTCGCCTTCAAGCGTTTCCTCATGGAGGAAGGCGCGGATCTGATCGAGAAAATCACGCGCGTAAAGGAATTGAGCGTGCATAAGCCATAGACTATGGAATGCCAATAAAACTTTAACTATTGCAAATCGATCGCGACTTCTATGCTGCAAGCGAGTTCTTTCACTTGCGAGCCGAGGAGGCCGATCATGAACCACGCCCCGCTTGAATCCCATATCAGCACACGCAACGCTCGCGCAGCGAGCGCGGATCGCGAGAATCATCCCGACGATGCGCATCTGAGCGCCTACAATGCCGCGTTCAGCGATCTTGGGCTGCGGTTTCGCTGGGACCGTGCGACGCTCGACATGCTCAAAGAGTTCAATAGCGAGTTGGCGCGCATCACTGCTTACATCGAGCGCCATCACAGTCATCTGCATCGTGCCTACGATGCCGACTTTCTCGCGCAACTGATTCTGCACAGGAAGACGCAGTACTACAGTGAATTCGGCCCGGCGGTTAATGACTAGCGGCGTATGCATCTTTGATCAGCGGCCCGTGGTGAACTGAGCCAGCTGCTCGTCGCGCCCCGCCGCGCTCAACGTATTGGTCAGCGTGCCGATCCCATCGACCGTGATCGACACCGTTGCCCCGTCCCTGATCGACCCCACGCCCACCGAGGTGCCGCACGCAATCACGTCGCCTGGTTCGAGCGTCAGATCCTGCGAAAGCAGACTCACCTGCTCGGCCGGCGAAAAAACCATATCAGCCAACGGATAGTTCTGACGCTCGACGCCGTCGAGCGTCGTCAGCAGACGTGCCGCCCGCCAGTCGAAGCCGGAGACGATCGCCGGACCGATACAGCAGAACGTGTCGAAGCCCTTCGCGCGACACCACTGCGGAAAATGCGGATTCTCGTTGAGCAGATCGGCGGCAGTCACGTCGTTGACCAGCGTGTAGCCGAAGATCGCCGCCTGTGCCTTCTGCACATCCACATCGCGGCATCGCTGGCCGATCACGATGCCAAGCTCGCCTTCGTAGACGATCTTGCCCGCGTAGTGATGCGGTCTGCGGATCGGCTCGCCCGAACCGATCACCGACGCGGCCGGCTTCAGCAGAAACAGCGGATGCGCTGGCACCGGCTTGTCGAGTTTCGCCGCGAGCGCGTGATAGTTGTTCCACAGCGCGACGACCTTGCCGGGCGCGCACGGCGCCAGCGGCGTCAATGTGCGCAACGACAGCACCGCGCCGGTCGGCACCGGCTGCGCGAGACTTTCATACTCGTGCAGATAGGCGCCTTCGACACGGCCGAACACAATGTTGCCGTCGCCCGACATGAACCGCATCCACGTCTGCATGCCTCGCTCCTAGATCGCCCCAGCCGTGCGCAGCGCCGTGATCTGCTCGGCCGAATAACCGAGCTCGGCCATCACCTCGTCGGTATGTTCGCCAAGCAGCGGCGAGCGTTTGACGTCGGTCGGACTGTCGGACAGCTTGATAGGATTGCCGACCGTCAGATACTTGCCGCGCTTCGGATGATCGACTTCGACGATCGTGCCGGTTTTTCGCAGCGACGGCTCCTCGGCGATTTCCTTCATCGACAGGATCGGGCCGCACGGAATGTCGTGCTTGTTCAGGATCTCCATCGCCTCGAACTTGGTCTTCGTCATCGTCCAGCGTTCGATTTCGGCGAAGATCTCCTTCAGTCGCGGCAGGCGCGCGGGCGCTGTCGCGTAGTCGGGGTCCGTGGCCCACTCCTCCTTGCCGATCACGTTGCAGATCTTCGCCCACACGGGCGCCTGCGTGATGAAGTAGATATATGCGTTCGGATCCGTCTCCCAGCCCTTGCACTTCAGAATCCAACCCGGCTGACCGCCCCCCGACGCATTGCCCGCGCGCGGCACCGACTCGCCGAACGTACCGTTCGGGTATTGCGGATACTCTTTCATCACGCCG
The genomic region above belongs to Paraburkholderia sp. HP33-1 and contains:
- a CDS encoding 2-dehydropantoate 2-reductase, with translation MKICIFGAGAIGGLMGVQLARAGADVSFIARGPHLAAMREHGARLIMDGETFSAPVRCTSDPAELGVQDFVIVTLKAHSLPGVVDTMQPLLGKHTAIVTGVNGIPYWYFYQHGGRFAGTRLTSVDPDGSQWTKLGPERAIGCVLYPAAEIVEPGVIKHVYGKKFPIGEPSGERTPRIQQLHEIMQAAGFEAPIRDNIRDEIWLKLWGNLCFNPISALTHATLDVLTSDPGTRAVSRTMMLEAKRIAEQFGVHFRVDVERRIDGAGAVGAHKTSTLVDLENRRPMEIDPLLTVVQEMGRLVAEPTPTIDVVLALIKLREKMALQGH
- a CDS encoding aldehyde dehydrogenase family protein, whose product is MEIQTALKHHDLLIDGKRVPPGTGEYSVDINPATEEPIALVAQGSAADVDAAVRAARSALKVWNSIRAAERGRILQRLAGLMRENMEELTALESLDGGKPIAAVMRQDVPAAIDTVEYYAGWCDKINGQVVPTRPDALTYTLREPVGVVAAIVPWNFPLMIGMWKIAPALACGCTLIVKPAEITPLTALRIGELALEAGVPPGVLNIVTGKGSVVGDALVSHPGIDKVTFTGSPSVGRGILQGAAGNFKRVTLELGGKSANVIFADANLDNAVRAAASGVFFNTGQVCSAGSRILAHRDVYDEVVERLATRARSIKVGDPSLRETSMGPLISAAQMKTVLSYVETGRSEGASLVTGGARVGNRGFFVEPTVFANVEHEMRISQEEIFGPVASVIRFDDEADAIRIANGTSYSLAAGVWSADLSRVHRVARDLKAGTVWINTYGYTDVRLPWGGAGDSGFGREHGDVAIENFTEPKAVWVALDQ
- a CDS encoding LysR family transcriptional regulator, with protein sequence MNVSLQQLKVFVAVARERSFTRAAREFDLTQSAVSRCVRDLEDAIELKLFDRTTRQVELTNAGASLVRRIGRLLDEIELTLREERAAYDGHTGVVVVASNPVFSSSWVPQALAQCASSFPELVVSVRDQPQSSVLASVEHGEVDFGAVCVAEPVDSPFLHAQVLFTTPLHAVIPSTHPLARHDSVEWRSLREWPLITLNADTGVRAALDPALAANELKSRPLRESGHVAAVARMVELGLGVGVLPVDPYWPSPGASLVSRPLVPETTLTTVLVHRRNRSLRPNAAAAWAQFVASTSAHSRSADALPVASAAHMRLQFTP
- the oxlT gene encoding oxalate/formate MFS antiporter, whose product is MDDIAQQSTTRLSWRNRWWQLVIGMVCMALVANLQYAWTLFVAPMHARHNWSEASIQLAFSIFILTETWLVPFEGWLVDRFGPRPVVAVGAVCAGLSWILNSYATTLGVLYLAAVIGGIGAGGVYGTCVGNALKWFPDRRGLAAGLTAAGFGAGAALTVIPIANMITRRGYEETFFFFGIVQGVSILLLAMLLTRPNLRQQGARKSRFAVSKVDFTARQMIRTPVFWVIYVSFVAVAAGGLMATAQIGPIAKDWGIARIPMSVFGMTLPLLTLTLSIDNIFNGLTRPLCGFISDKIGRENTMFVIFIGEGLALLGMMQFGSNPYAFMVFAALIFLFWGEIFSIFPATCADTFGSKYATANAGTLYTAKGTASLLVPIASVLAATGGWNLVFIVSAVITIAAGISAKFILEPMRTRWIESHNQPQGALAAAGHGNSNVSRMSRWPEQSGE
- a CDS encoding LysR family transcriptional regulator, with the translated sequence MTMRNATLRQLKVFETVARHLSFSRAAEELHLTQPAVSTQVRQLEEHAGLPLFEQLGKKIYLTPAGTEMLHYSRAIMQQFHEVDEAMSQLKGVSGGKLNVAVISAGDYFFPRLLAEFTRRYSGVDLNLAVHNREELLHQLATNQTDLAVMVRPPHETDATNEAFAPHPYVIVAAPSHPLAHKRNIRFSQLANEAFIVRERGSDTWNSMEEGFAGRLSNLKIAMEIKSTETIKQAVIAGMGIAFLSAHTISLELQLGHLVVLDVESFPIMLNWYVVHRKNKRLPPVAVAFKRFLMEEGADLIEKITRVKELSVHKP
- a CDS encoding fumarylacetoacetate hydrolase family protein — encoded protein: MQTWMRFMSGDGNIVFGRVEGAYLHEYESLAQPVPTGAVLSLRTLTPLAPCAPGKVVALWNNYHALAAKLDKPVPAHPLFLLKPAASVIGSGEPIRRPHHYAGKIVYEGELGIVIGQRCRDVDVQKAQAAIFGYTLVNDVTAADLLNENPHFPQWCRAKGFDTFCCIGPAIVSGFDWRAARLLTTLDGVERQNYPLADMVFSPAEQVSLLSQDLTLEPGDVIACGTSVGVGSIRDGATVSITVDGIGTLTNTLSAAGRDEQLAQFTTGR